The genomic region GGATTGATTTAACTATAAACGCATAGATATCGAAATTCTGATCTGATACAGGCCCGGAAGTAACACTGGTGAAATATTGGGAGGCAGCAATTGCCTCTGCCAGATCATCGGCTACATCAGTCAGCCCCTCCTTGTCCGCTCCTGACCTATCCCTTAAATTTATTATGACTTTATGCATGAAGGGGGTCTGCTGGAGAAGGTTAAACTCCAGTAAAAAATCCTCTCTGCTGTCAGGCAGGAGCGATTTAATATCCTCTGAAAGCCTTATTTTTGTAAGATAAAAAAGGCTTAACAGGATTATGAGGGTTGAGATCACAAAAAGGGCGGGGCGTCTTTTTGAAAAAAAGAGATATATCTGGCCGAATATGTCAAAGAGACCCATTTAAAATATTTCCTCAGAAAGCCCGGGGTTTATTTTCATATTGGAAAAACTGATCAGTGTGGAGCCCCCCTTTTTGTCATGTATCTCTATTTTTGTTACATGACTCTCCTCTTCAGAAAAGGCAAGGTCTATTGATTCTATATATTTTTGCTCCACAGGCGAAAGCGGCCTCAGCCTTACCTCAACTGGCTCTTCACTTATTATAGAGATATTATAGCCTGCCTTTAACCTCCCATAATCACCTCTGGCCCATGAAAACACCTGGTTTGATATCGCTGCAATTATAGGCTCCCTGCTCAAATCAAACTTCATTGACCTGCCATCCTTTCCCCGCCATTTTTTTCCCTGCTCCCCGTTTATTATAAAACCCATGACCACAGGAGCGGTTATCTCCCAGCGAAGGCGGTCAGGGCTCATATAGTATAGTTTGCCATATGATTCAGGCATCTCCTTGAGGATCTCAAGCCTCTTCTTCTGGACAAACTCGCCCTCCATCGATTCTATGTTTGAAGATGCCTGTTTGATACGAAGAAGTATTACCTCTGTTTTGACTTCATCATATGACATACCCTGTTCACCACCGGAAATCCAGGCGAAGGAAACAAAAAGAAAAAGAATGGTGATAAATATGATTCTGTGTTTAAGCATAATTTTTTCTCATTCATTTTGAAACAAGGTAGCATCATTTTTCTTAGACAAGGCATGCCTTGTCTACATCATGGGGCAAGAAAGCCACCCTGCGAAAAACAGACTGGGTCGAGGTTTACCCGCGACCCGATCATAATAAAATTTATTTTTGGCCTTCATCAGGCACCCATAATTTAATGGAGCCTGTAGCGACCTCCTCTCCTCTACACACCAGCGTACCATTTATTAATGAAAAACCGGAAAAGCTCTTTGTTATCTTTATTGTGGTTTGTATGGTGTCACCCTCATTGCATAATTTCATAAAGTTAAAGCCCCTGATATCGACCAGAAAACCCATGCTGATCTCTTTACCCTGTTGTAAATCGCTGTAACCTTTTACCGCAGCGGCTGACTGGGCAAGTATCTCTATCATGGCTATCTCCTTCAGATGACCATCTTCTGAAATAAAAAGATTATCATGAGATAAATAAGACTCCACAACACCGGATTCACCGGAAAATTCAATCAACCGATCTACTAGAAGAAAGGGGTGGCGGTGCGGAACAAGCCTCTCAGTACTCATTGGTAATTTTGTATCTCTATCCATTGATATCTAATTACCTCATTCGTTCAACTTCACTAGCAATAAGCGCTTTTACATGTTTACGCATCTCAATATGGCCATTCTCACCGGTAAAGGCATCAGGATATACAGGGGAAAGGGCCTTTATCTTGACCTTTGCCGGTTTCAGGTACCATCTTCCGGGTGGTAATAACTCATCTGTACCGGTAATGCAGAGAGGCACTATCGGGTAATTTGTCGCAATGGATATCTTAAATGCCCCTGAATAAAAACGACCCATCCTGCCATCGCGGCTTCTGTGGGCCTCTGGGAAAAGTAAAAGAACCCCGCCATTATCAAGGAGATTTCTGGATGCAGTAAATGTCTCATCATATGACAGCCTTTCTACATCAAGATATTGTGCGGCCCTCATAAATGGTCTGTACCAGGCCATCTTGAATGGCCATGAACGTAAGGCAAAACATACATTGCTGAATGGGAGGACTCCCATAAAAAAGGTATCAAAAAAGGAAAGGTGATTAAGTACAATTATGCACGGGGTAGGGATTTCTCCCCTTTTGAAACCAGAGGTCGTGAGACCGGTAAAGGGTTTTATTATTGCGAGCCACCCCTTTCCA from Desulfatiglans sp. harbors:
- a CDS encoding 1-acyl-sn-glycerol-3-phosphate acyltransferase; amino-acid sequence: FIVLINLTVFPLLILMTIIGIIVAPFAFIFFKLFGNLDTVKIIRYFVWIYGKGWLAIIKPFTGLTTSGFKRGEIPTPCIIVLNHLSFFDTFFMGVLPFSNVCFALRSWPFKMAWYRPFMRAAQYLDVERLSYDETFTASRNLLDNGGVLLLFPEAHRSRDGRMGRFYSGAFKISIATNYPIVPLCITGTDELLPPGRWYLKPAKVKIKALSPVYPDAFTGENGHIEMRKHVKALIASEVERMR
- a CDS encoding outer membrane lipoprotein carrier protein LolA, giving the protein MLKHRIIFITILFLFVSFAWISGGEQGMSYDEVKTEVILLRIKQASSNIESMEGEFVQKKRLEILKEMPESYGKLYYMSPDRLRWEITAPVVMGFIINGEQGKKWRGKDGRSMKFDLSREPIIAAISNQVFSWARGDYGRLKAGYNISIISEEPVEVRLRPLSPVEQKYIESIDLAFSEEESHVTKIEIHDKKGGSTLISFSNMKINPGLSEEIF